One Frankia alni ACN14a DNA window includes the following coding sequences:
- a CDS encoding NADH-quinone oxidoreductase subunit D, whose amino-acid sequence MTPSTSTPHTSTAPHTSTGQSTDGAAQPGDGSSAYEAGFTESASGRVYTVTGGDWEEILGAGEQDAERIVVNMGPQHPSTHGVLRLVLEIDGETVTETRLVIGYLHTGIEKSCEYRTWTQAVTFLTRADYLSPLYNEAAYCLSVEKLLGITDDIPERATVIRVLVMELQRIASHLVWLATGGMELGATTAMIFGFREREKVLDLLELITGLRMNHAFIRPGGLAQDLPDGTERAIREFLADMPKRIREYHRLLTGQPIWKARMVDVNVLDAAGCIALGVTGPVLRAAGLPWDLRKTMPYCGYETYEFDVPTALEADSFARYLVRLEEMGESLKIIEQCLDRLRPGPVMVADKKIAWPAQLSIGADGMGNSLAHIRNIMGTSMEALIHHFKLVTEGFRVPPGQVYTQIESPRGELGYHVVSDGGTRPFRVHVRDPSFVNLQAVPALTEGGQVADVIVGVASVDPVLGGVDR is encoded by the coding sequence ATGACGCCCAGCACGTCGACCCCGCACACATCCACCGCGCCCCACACGTCCACCGGCCAGTCCACCGACGGCGCCGCCCAGCCCGGCGACGGGTCCTCGGCCTACGAGGCCGGCTTCACCGAGTCCGCCTCCGGCCGCGTCTACACCGTCACCGGCGGCGACTGGGAGGAGATCCTCGGCGCCGGCGAGCAGGACGCCGAGCGCATCGTCGTCAACATGGGGCCGCAGCACCCCTCCACCCACGGCGTGCTGCGCCTCGTGCTGGAGATCGACGGCGAGACGGTCACCGAGACCCGCCTCGTCATCGGCTACCTGCACACCGGGATCGAGAAGAGCTGCGAGTACCGGACCTGGACCCAGGCGGTCACCTTCCTCACCCGTGCGGACTACCTGTCCCCGCTGTACAACGAGGCGGCCTACTGCCTGTCGGTGGAGAAGCTGCTCGGCATCACCGACGACATCCCCGAGCGGGCGACCGTCATCCGGGTGCTGGTGATGGAGCTGCAACGGATCGCCTCGCACCTGGTGTGGCTGGCCACCGGCGGGATGGAGCTCGGCGCCACCACTGCGATGATCTTCGGGTTCCGGGAGCGGGAGAAGGTTCTCGACCTGCTGGAGCTCATCACCGGGCTGCGGATGAACCACGCCTTCATCCGCCCCGGCGGCCTGGCCCAGGATCTCCCGGACGGCACGGAGCGGGCCATCCGGGAGTTCCTCGCCGACATGCCCAAGCGGATCCGCGAGTACCACCGGCTGCTGACCGGCCAGCCGATCTGGAAGGCGCGGATGGTCGACGTCAACGTCCTCGACGCCGCCGGCTGCATCGCGCTGGGCGTCACCGGGCCGGTGCTGCGGGCCGCGGGCCTGCCCTGGGACCTGCGCAAGACCATGCCCTACTGCGGCTACGAGACCTACGAGTTCGACGTGCCGACCGCCCTGGAGGCGGACTCCTTCGCCCGCTACCTGGTGCGGCTGGAGGAGATGGGCGAGTCCCTGAAGATCATCGAGCAGTGCCTGGACCGGCTGCGGCCGGGGCCGGTCATGGTCGCCGACAAGAAGATCGCCTGGCCGGCGCAGCTGTCGATCGGCGCGGACGGGATGGGCAACTCGCTGGCCCACATCAGGAACATCATGGGGACCTCGATGGAGGCCCTCATCCACCACTTCAAGCTCGTCACCGAGGGCTTCCGGGTGCCGCCCGGCCAGGTCTACACGCAGATCGAGTCGCCCCGCGGCGAGCTCGGCTACCACGTCGTCAGCGACGGCGGGACGAGACCGTTCCGCGTCCACGTCCGCGACCCCAGCTTCGTCAACCTGCAGGCCGTCCCGGCGCTGACCGAGGGCGGCCAGGTGGCGGACGTGATCGTCGGGGTCGCCTCGGTGGACCCGGTGCTCGGGGGAGTTGATCGGTGA
- the nuoE gene encoding NADH-quinone oxidoreductase subunit NuoE, whose protein sequence is MAFSPETHAAAAEIIARYPAGRSRSALLPLLHLVQAEQGSVTTEGVTFCADTLGITQAEVGAVATFYTMYKRRPVGDYLVSVCTNLSCALLGGDEVFARVAERLGVGHDETTPDGSITLEHAECLAACDYAPVMTVNYEFYDQVDPDSAVAIVEGLQAGERPAPTRGGPLCSFAETSRQLAGFADERPAGVAGPGVGEPSVAGLLLAEAAGWRADQAPAPLVAATPPVAGQGTGPAAPAAAPVPVPAPASSERKGN, encoded by the coding sequence ATGGCCTTCTCGCCCGAGACCCACGCCGCCGCGGCCGAGATCATCGCTCGCTACCCGGCCGGCCGCTCCCGCTCGGCGCTGCTGCCGCTGCTGCACCTGGTGCAGGCGGAGCAGGGCAGCGTGACGACCGAGGGGGTGACCTTCTGCGCGGACACGCTCGGCATCACCCAGGCCGAGGTCGGCGCGGTCGCGACCTTCTACACGATGTACAAGCGCCGGCCCGTCGGCGACTACCTCGTCTCGGTCTGCACGAACCTGTCCTGCGCGCTGCTCGGTGGGGACGAGGTCTTCGCCCGGGTCGCCGAGCGCCTCGGCGTCGGCCACGACGAGACGACCCCGGACGGTTCGATCACCCTCGAACACGCCGAGTGCCTCGCCGCCTGCGACTACGCGCCGGTGATGACGGTGAACTACGAGTTCTACGACCAGGTCGACCCGGACTCGGCGGTGGCGATCGTCGAGGGCCTGCAGGCCGGGGAGCGCCCGGCGCCGACCCGTGGCGGTCCGCTGTGCTCGTTCGCCGAGACGTCCCGCCAGCTCGCCGGGTTCGCCGACGAGCGCCCGGCCGGCGTCGCGGGACCGGGCGTCGGCGAGCCGTCGGTCGCCGGCCTGCTGCTCGCCGAGGCCGCCGGCTGGCGGGCCGACCAGGCCCCCGCGCCGCTGGTGGCCGCCACGCCGCCCGTCGCGGGCCAGGGCACCGGCCCCGCGGCCCCGGCCGCGGCTCCGGTTCCGGTTCCGGCTCCGGCATCCTCCGAGCGGAAGGGGAACTGA